A stretch of the Euzebyales bacterium genome encodes the following:
- a CDS encoding molybdenum cofactor guanylyltransferase, which translates to MRDDLTGLVLAGGASRRMGSDKALLDVDGLPLVHHVAQRLATVCTTVLVAAGPRRLPDLPWKQVDDHAAGEGPLSAIIGGLGAATTPLVAVVAVDMPHVEPAVLVSLADAWDGRPAVVPVVAGRPQPLHAVYAVAGLARLAAAFAAGERSVSRVLPRVGALFVTVDDAGPWADDLDTPEDLGRFRRC; encoded by the coding sequence GTGCGTGACGACCTGACCGGATTGGTGCTTGCCGGCGGCGCCAGCCGTCGCATGGGCAGCGACAAGGCGCTGCTCGATGTCGACGGGCTGCCACTCGTCCACCACGTTGCGCAGCGGCTGGCGACCGTGTGCACGACGGTGCTCGTCGCGGCCGGTCCGCGCCGACTGCCCGACCTGCCGTGGAAGCAGGTCGACGACCATGCGGCCGGGGAGGGTCCGTTGTCCGCCATCATCGGCGGCCTGGGCGCCGCGACGACGCCTCTCGTGGCGGTGGTCGCCGTGGACATGCCGCACGTCGAGCCAGCGGTGCTCGTCTCGCTCGCGGACGCGTGGGACGGCCGGCCCGCCGTCGTGCCGGTCGTCGCGGGTCGGCCGCAGCCACTGCACGCCGTCTACGCGGTGGCCGGACTGGCCCGCCTCGCGGCCGCCTTCGCCGCCGGTGAGCGCTCGGTCTCACGCGTCCTGCCGCGAGTCGGCGCCCTGTTCGTCACCGTCGACGATGCCGGGCCATGGGCCGACGACCTCGACACGCCCGAGGATCTGGGGCGGTTCCGGCGCTGCTGA